A segment of the Penaeus monodon isolate SGIC_2016 chromosome 38, NSTDA_Pmon_1, whole genome shotgun sequence genome:
AAGAGTTTGATTAACTTTTTAAGCTGTATAAAAGCACCGGAGCTAATCTGAATACATTTGTCTGCACTGTGACTCTCTGTACCCTAGCATTCTTCATCAAGAAATGGTGGTTGAGTACCATGCTGTCACACAAAACCTCTACGGTTGTTTAACAGTATGTGGTGAAAATATTTTCTTCATTGAAGGAGATGGCAAAACTCTCCATCATCAGTGTAAAATCCCCCGCTATCAGTGCAAAATCCCCCGTTATCAGTGCAAAATCCCCCGCCATCAGTGCAAAATCCCCCGCCATCAGTGCAAAATCCCCCGCCATCAGTGCAAAATCCCCCGCCATCAGTGCAAAACCCCCCGCCATCAGTGCAAAATCCCCCGCCATCAGTGCAAAATCCCCCGCCATCAGTGCAAAATCTCCCGCCATCAGTGCAAAATCCCCCGCCACCAGTGCAAAATCCCCCGCCACCAGTGGAGACTCCGCCACAACCAGTGCAAAATCCCCCGCCATCATTGCAAAATCCCCCAGTGCAACGTACCCCGCCACCAGTGCAACGTACCCCGCCACCAGTGCAACGTACCCCGCCACCAGTGCAACGTACCCCGCCACCAGTGGGGACTCCAACAAAGGGCAAGACAAAGACACACAATTCATACCAGTCTTGCCAGATTTCAGAGGATTGATAATCGGGTTTAAGGGAAACCAAATTGAAAAGCTCAGAGTCAAACACCAAGTCTAGGCCTATATGGATTTCAACGCAGATGGCATCACTGTCACGGGAACCAAAGACGGAGTGGCAGGATTCATTGCTGAGGTGAATCATGTCATCGAAACCGCTGATAGTAGGAAGACGGTGAAGGAAATCTTCGAGATTTAGAATTAATATAAAGGTTTTATTCTGGGCAAGCAAATGAGACGCTACAACGAGCTAGCCTGGAAATACCAAGTTACCGCAGACTTTTCTTAGGACAATGTCGCAATCGTTACTGGATAACGCATGTAGGTTCTTGACTTCATTGCACATGTAAAGTCTTTGCTGTcaacctttgaaaaaaatttgcagCAACACGTCACGAAGAGTTTCCCCTTTGACGAGAAAGATAAAGCTCTCATTATTGGCCATAAAGGTCATCGGATTAGAACGTTATGCATAGATCACGGTGTAACGGTGAAAATGGTTCCTAATGAGGGTTTATCCGTTAGGGGCATGGAATCTAACATTGATGCTTTCATGTCTGCCGTGTGGGGCACTCTCAGAAACTCCCCCGTCAACGTAGCAGGAAATACCCCCGTCAACGTAGCAAGGAAAAATACCGTCAACGTAGCATGGAAAAAACCCGTCAACGTAGCAAGAAACCTCCCCGCCAACGTAGCAGGAAACCCCCCCGTCAACGTAGCAGGGAAAAAACCCGTCAACGTAGCAGGAAACCCCCCCGCCAACGTAGCAGGAAACCCCCCCGCCAACGTAGCAGGGAAAAAACCCGCCACGAAAGAAGATGAAACCCCCGCCAACGTAGCAGGAAACCCCCCCGCCAACGTAGCAGGAAAAAACCCCGCCACGAAAGAAGATGAAACCCCCGCCAACGTAGCAGGAAACCCCCCCGCCAACGTAGCAGGAAAAACCCCCGCCACGAAAGAAGATGAAACCCCCGCCAACGTAGCAGGAAACCCCCCCGCCAACGTAGCAGGAAAAAACCCCGCCACGAAAGAAGATGAAACCCCCGCCAACGTAGCAGGAAAAACCCCCGCCAACGTAGCAGGAAAAACCCCGTCAACGTAGCAGGAAACCCCCCCGCCAACGTAGCAGGAAACCCCCCCGCCAACGTAGCAGGAAACCCCCCCGCCAACGTAGCAGGAAACCCCCCCCGCCAACGTCACGAAGTATTTCCCCCTTGACGAGAAAGCTAAACCCATCATTATTGCCTTTAAGGGTTTCCGGATGAGAAAATTCTGCAAAAAATACGATGTATCGGTGAAAGTGATTCTTAATGAGGGTTTATCCGTTAGGGGCAAGGAATCTAACATTGATGCTTTCATGTCTGCCGTGTGGGACACTCTCAGAAACCCCCCCGCCAACGGTGCAGGAAACCCCCCCGCCAACGGTGCAGGAAACCCCCCCGCCAACGGTGCAGGAAACCCCCCCGCCAACGGTGCAGGAAAAACCCCCGCCACGAAAGAAGATGAAACCCCCGCCAACGGTGCAGGAAAAAACCCCGCCAACGGTGCAGGAAAAAACCCCGCCACGAAAGAAGGTGAAACCCCCACCATGAAAGAAGATGAGACCCCCGCCACGAAAGAAGATGAAACCCCCGCCAACGTAGCAGGAAAAACCCCCGCCACGAAAGAAGATGAAACCCCCGCCAACGTAGCAGGAAACCCCCCCGCCAACGTAGCAGGAAACCCCCCCGCCAACGTAGCAGGAAACCCCCCCCGCCAACGTCACGAAGTATTTCCCCCTTGACGAGAAAGCTAAACCCATCATTATTGCCTTTAAGGGTTTCCGGATGAGAAAATTCTGCAAAAAATACGATGTATCGGTGAAAGTGATTCTTAATGAGGGTTTATCCGTTAGGGGCATGGAATCTAACATTGATGCTTTCATGTCTGCCGTGTGGGACACTCTCAGAAACCCCCCCGCCAACGGTGCAGGAAACCCCCCCGCCAACGGTGCAGGAAAAACCCCCGCCACGAAAGAAGATGAAACCCCCGCCAACGGTGCAGGAAACCCCCCCGCCAACGGTGCAGGAAACCCCCCCGCCAACGGTGCAGGAAAAACCCCCGCCAACGGTGCAGGAAACCCCCCCGCCAACGGTGCAGGAAAAAAAACCCGTCAACGTAACAGGAAAACCCCCCGCCACGAAAGAAGATGAAACCCCCACCACGAAAGAAGATGAAACCCCCACCACGAAAGAAGATGAAACCCCCATCACGAAAGAAGATGAAACCCCCACCACGAAAGAAGATGAAACCCCCGCCACGAAAGGAGACCATCAGAAAAATCTCCGTCAGGGGCAAGGAAACTGACATGTCCTCAGTATCTTATCAGGCAGAGAGATAATAATAcaagataataagataagagataataagaaagaggtAACTCCAGCAGCCAAGCAAACCTGAACCTCAGACCTGTCAGTCTCTGTACGCGAGGAAATTCTCTGCGATATGGATAAGAACCCTCGGCCATCGATAGTCGCGAAAATCTTTAAGGCCGATTGTAGTTCATCCGAGTTTCTTGGTGAGATTTCTTACGCCTTAGCATAGGTCTTTGGTggacctatatctatatatatatatctatcatcatcatcaataacggtatgctcatgtttgagcagccgtggaccaaaactattgatctttttcttgtctatctacgtcaacacccaacactcagaaccatatgatgcaattgggaaaactaatgagttcagtaacctcagctttgtccgtaaggtaatgcttcgatctttccagatgttattgagagcaattgtggcgtttttggcaatggtaattcttctttttatctccggtgaatcatcatatgtattagttaaaaagctccaagataagtgaactctttcacattttccacaatcattccactgattgtaacatgttcatcattgttcattgccggttatctttgaatcttcatgatcttagttttcttggcattaagaaacaagccagccttttcgcttgcttctctaactttatctagtagttgttgtagttcagtgatactgctggcaatcaaaactatatcatcggcgtacctcagatttgatattttgtatcctccaacatccacagttccattccatctcctctctttccctcctcccttcttctctctctctttctttcccattccatctcctctctttccctcctcccttcttctctctctctttctttcccattccatctcctctctttccctcctcccttcttctctctctctttctttcccattccatctcctctctttccctcctcccttcttctggGGAAAAAAgctaataggggaaaaaaaatatataaaaaatatatataaaaaaaatccctagaCATCGGTATGTAGACGTCTTTGTACCCCGGGAtttgtcttctcccccccccctctttttttcccctctatgcTGTTCGTTCTTCCCCTTTCTGTCTGACTTTCGCTCCCCTCGGATCTAATggcttttttgttgctgtttttaagttttgttgtttttgctgttgttgtttttacttttgttcatgttgtttttgcttttgttgttgttgtttcttgctgtttttgttgttgaagttgtttttgtttctgttgctgttattttgtttttgttgtttttattgttattgttgtttaagtttttttttgttattgctgctttgcttttgttattgttgtccttctaacttcttccttttcccagacagacagagacagagagagagagagagagagagagagagagacagacagacagacagacagacagacagacagacagacagacagatagacaggagagagaggagagagagagagagagagagagagagagagagagagagagagagagagagagagagagagagagagagagaagagagagagagagagagagagagagagagagagggagagagagagagagagagagagagagagagagagagaggagagagagagagagaggagagagagagagagaaggagagagagagagagagagagagagagagagagagagagaggaagagagggaggaagggaggcagaaagggagggagggagggagaaaggaagaaacagagagtagaggagtgaaggagtgaagaaaaaaaaaaaaaaaaaaacttcaaaataaaaacaaacaaacaaacaaacacatatgacaaataaacaaggaaatcaactcagaaggggaaaaataataataataacaaaaatattgcacTTTCTCGGTCAAGTGGTTTGCAACCATTAGACTTGGCACGGATcctaatggggggaggggatcaagggggaaaatgagggggagatagatagataaatagatagataaatagatagatagatagacagacagatagatagatagagcgagagagagagactgatagatagatagatagatagatagacagacagatattcatacaaagagagagagagagagagagagagagagagagagagaggagagagagagagagagagagagagagagaaagagagagagagagagagagagagagagagagagagagagagagagagagagagagagagagagagagagagagggagagagagagagaagaggagagggagagaggagagagagaggagaggagaagagagaagaaagagagaaagagagggagagggggaaaNNNNNNNNNNNNNNNNNNNNNNNNNNNNNNNNNNNNNNNNNNNNNNNNNNNNNNNNNNNNNNNNNNNNNNNNNNNNNNNNNNNNNNNNNNNNNNNNNNNNGCGGTATACatacaacgcacatacacacacacacacacacacacatacacacatagacaaaaccacacacacgcacgcgcacatacacacacacacgcacacaaacatacacacatagacaaaaccacacacacgcacgcacatacacacacacacacacacacacacacacacacatacacacacaatcacacacacatacacacatttaattCCAATTCCCCCACTGTAACTCTGCCTCtcacttccatttccctctcggtCTTTATTCTGTGTTTtcgacttattttttttttctgttattgttgttgttgtttgtctgttatgGCAAGAGCTACTCATACAATCAGCTTCATCCTCGACTGAGTTCCTGAGCAATGCATTTGCAATTGAATTTCTTGTTCTCGAGAAAATCGTATTATAAACACGGGGACAGAGAGATCAGCTGATTCGTAGTTGCAAAGCCATCccgccctatctctctctttatctctctatctctctagctatttACTTATATGTGCTTATGTAGGTCAATATTTACTTTCCGTCGGTCAGTGGGGTTCGTTAATTCGATATGCAACATCAATTTCACTTTTATCCACTTTTTCCCtctactttcctctccccctcctctaatTTTCCCTCctaccatcctctctccttccctcttcccttctctccttctccccctctcccct
Coding sequences within it:
- the LOC119596959 gene encoding uncharacterized protein LOC119596959, with amino-acid sequence MVVEYHAVTQNLYGCLTVCGENIFFIEGDGKTLHHQCKIPRYQCKIPRYQCKIPRHQCKIPRHQCKIPRHQCKIPRHQCKTPRHQCKIPRHQCKIPRHQCKISRHQCKIPRHQCKIPRHQWRLRHNQCKIPRHHCKIPQCNVPRHQCNVPRHQCNVPRHQCNVPRHQWGLQQRARQRHTIHTSLARFQRIDNRV